One genomic window of Fusarium fujikuroi IMI 58289 draft genome, chromosome FFUJ_chr01 includes the following:
- a CDS encoding related to RNA-binding protein, whose amino-acid sequence MTEPEAELQATANLSPVSPSPVHSATSLAVPVLQETVETIDAMVAAAAAAAADANGSINKAPNLEPISGAGGDDDIVDDDSLNDPYGEDDTDVAAQQVPQPQVEQELPDSNDDYAKTFDSPIGTEEGEDGVVEPQDVSSLPRESNEISLSSDHLTNRTSQVSHVVHESSLSAQPGQSATSTTSNASSEAQAAGVANTFTSQPSNQQTSSPSTTKPGASNAASPSADIQRLVADLTAPSNPNTHYAPSVLGEHSLESAIPSSAFSSSASLPPRPPLSQAIPQTYASQHHPPSINASIPSNLAAPPTPGRPSTYVATGAPAAVPDALGEFPVPLGSGLQAPVAITSMNAPPYPPKPALYNTDQAQDSEYERQWNQFLADENQYIAEAKWDRFPEGSRIFIGTRSASGASKNGAHIFATGNLSSDKVSKQDVFDLFHRFGRIAQISLKSAYGFVQYHSIEEGQRAMDNLQGIEIKGRRIHLEVSRAQDKSKKDKTRSPDRNKTRDSGRRNERQGHQTRDDYRSSRGHSPHRNEYGREESYGRDRGFYDSSRGRARSRSPGYGRNGKDNNYRRRSPSPYGRPRHEAELDLPRRYGADVPDVQVILQPDVNRDFVNWVEQAFKSQGLRSEVMFLHPRIPKDMVVQRQAAEGVHAVVDLDIRAQSSGKIPVQAFDRSAGSNNVRYDQYENLDPTTAAKVILQAKASGGPPNYGQTYRGNGYGSAPYGGQPPYQAPAASYPGPPPPAHYGQQQSPPVNVADIATMMGQLDPASLQHLLAQVQGGAQNPAPAQGGTSAAAAGASQPDIQALLGSLGGNGAVPQHQQQQHPSGPYGASYGHMPQPPSNGDAAVQVQNIMAQLARYRQ is encoded by the exons ATGACAGAACCCGAGGCAGAGCTTCAGGCGACTGCCAACCTCTCCCCGGTCTCCCCATCACCTGTTCATTCCGCCACCTCGTTGGCGGTCCCTGTGCTTCAAGAGACCGTCGAGACCATCGACGCCATGgttgctgccgctgccgctgccgctgccgacGCCAATGGCTCTATCAACAAGGCCCCTAATCTTGAGCCCATATCAGgggctggtggtgatgacgATATCGTAGATGACGACAGCCTCAACGACCCTTATGGTGAAGACGACACAGACGTGGCCGCCCAGCAAGTGCCGCAGCCTCAGGTTGAGCAAGAACTTCCCGACAGCAATGACGATTAcgcaaagacttttgattCACCAATTGGGACGGAGGAGGGTGAAGACGGAGTCGTCGAACCACAAGATGTATCATCGCTACCACGAGAATCCAACGAAATTTCTCTTTCATCCGATCATTTGACAAATCGCACATCTCAAGTCTCCCATGTCGTTCATGAATCATCCTTGTCGGCCCAGCCAGGCCAATCTGCGACATCAACTACTTCCAATGCTTCCTCCGAAGCTCAAGCTGCTGGCGTCGCGAATACCTTTACGTCGCAGCCATCCAACCAGCAAACGTCGTCTCCAAGCACGACTAAGCCGGGCGCCAGTAACGCTGCCAGTCCTTCAGCTGATATTCAACGCCTGGTTGCTGATCTCACAGCGCCTTCCAACCCCAACACACATTATGCTCCGTCCGTCTTAGGTGAACATTCTCTCGAGTCTGCTATTCCGTCTTCAGCCTTCTCGTCGTCAGCTTCTCTTCCACCGAGGCCTCCGCTATCACAGGCAATTCCTCAGACCTATGCCTCGCAGCACCACCCACCTAGCATCAATGCCAGTATTCCCTCGAACCTAGCTGCGCCCCCCACGCCCGGGCGGCCATCCACTTATGTGGCAACCGGCGCACCTGCTGCAGTCCCTGATGCTCTGGGTGAATTTCCGGTTCCGCTTGGCTCCGGTCTCCAGGCGCCTGTTGCCATCACTTCTATGAACGCTCCTCCATACCCACCCAAACCTGCTCTCTATAATACTGATCAAGCCCAAGATTCCGAATATGAGCGTCAATGGAACCAATTCTTAGCCGACGAAAACCAGTATATAGCTGAGGCCAAATGGGACCGTTTCCCAGAGGGTTCACGGATTTTTATTGGTACACGATCCGCGTCCGGCGCGTCCAAAAATGGCGCTCACATATTCGCTACAGGTAATCTCTCGAGCGACAAGGTGTCGAAACAGGATGTCTTCGATCTATTTCATCGGTTCGGAAGGATTGCCCAAATCTCACTCAAATCTGCGTACGGCTTCGTCCAGTACCATTCTATCGAGGAAGGACAGAGAGCGATGGATAATCTGCAAGGCATCGAAATAAAGGGTCGTAGAATCC ATCTAGAAGTATCGCGTGCTCAGGACAAGTCGAAAAAGGACAAGACTCGAAGCCCAGACAGGAACAAAACCCGCGACAGTGGTCGCCGAAATGAACGGCAAGGCCACCAAACCCGGGATGATTATCGATCTAGTCGTGGTCATTCTCCTCATCGCAACGAGTACGGAAGAGAGGAGTCTTATGGTCGAGATCGAGGCTTTTATGACAGCAGCAGGGGGCGTGCACGATCTCGGTCCCCGGGCTACGGTCGCAACGGCAAGGACAACAATTATCGGCGAAGAAGCCCGAGCCCTTATGGGCGACCCCGACATGAGGCTGAGCTTGATCTCCCACGGAGGTATGGCGCTGATGTCCCTGACGTACAGGTCATCCTTCAGCCAGACGTAAATCGCGACTTTGTCAACTGGGTGGAGCAAGCTTTCAAGTCCCAAGGTCTTAGGTCTGAGGTTATGTTCCTGCATCCTAGGATACCCAAGGACATGGTAGTACAGCGGCAAGCGGCCGAAGGTGTCCATGCCGTTGTCGATCTCGATATTCGAGCGCAAAGCTCAGGCAAGATTCCGGTACAGGCCTTTGATCGCTCCGCTGGCTCCAACAATGTTCGATATGATCAGTACGAAAACCTGGACCCCACTACTGCAGCCAAGGTTATCCTTCAAGCCAAGGCATCAGGAGGTCCTCCTAACTATGGTCAAACATACCGAGGAAATGGCTATGGTAGTGCTCCTTATGGAGGCCAGCCTCCGTATCAAGCGCCTGCGGCCAGTTACCCTGGCCCTCCGCCTCCCGCACATTACGGTCAACAGCAGTCTCCTCCAGTCAACGTCGCTGACATTGCGACCATGATGGGTCAGCTCGACCCTGCGTCACTTCAGCATTTGCTCGCACAGGTTCAAGGGGGCGCCCAAAACCCAGCGCCTGCTCAAGGTGGCACGAGTGCAGCAGCCGCTGGAGCATCTCAACCTGACATCCAGGCACTACTTGGAAGTCTGGGTGGGAATGGCGCGGTGccgcaacatcaacaacagcagcaccCTTCAGGCCCATATGGAGCTTCCTACGGGCATATGCCACAGCCACCGTCGAACGGAGATGCAGCGGTTCAAGTTCAGAACATCATGGCGCAGCTGGCTAGATACCGGCAGTGA
- a CDS encoding related to ferric reductase, translated as MGWPYEFLTLTDEEKHQRRLSLDYYAYIAHLSAFVPALLFLVIRFINRVRKGRNSGYLQVPGSPGVKANRQRWISRVMEKGPIVKWWLGEDVVFMGSHWGQRDEWVLGTAWTVWLLVLSVRGTGKDYLHLTKRVGIVATSQMPIQYLLALKALNPYAYLLHSSHEHLNRYHRVLGCIIYSLLILHAILYNVFFIESGIWFKRFFAPVVFAGVAGFTVLHVLNGTAMARVRQASYRLFFIVHLLGAFAIPPLIYYHAPSSRFYIAEAVGVFVLDLAARKMTTITAPAIIEAIPGTSLVKVSAKLPAPKIAKYTARPGSHIYLNVPAASRPGIGQFSAPYLVFEFLYNPFTVASTNQETGELTFVACTRNGPMTNRLHHLSSSTNAGGSAEKVELNIEGPYGAIGKTFNDLINSGINRILIVAGGVGATFAIPLYHAVLAENSTTNVQLVWAIRSAGDATWAASTPTGKSLLDDDQVQLFLTGDMGVANDNDNAAGVEMNNLSQQSTRPVIRNSKRPDLQRIVDDTFQKGQQDSVAILVCGPVEMSRDLRKSVTPWVMKGRKVWWHNESFGW; from the exons ATGGGCTGGCCATATGAGTTCCTCACTCTaaccgatgaggagaagcacCAACGTCGTCTGAGCCTCGATTACTACGCATATATAGCACATCTCTCTGCCTTTGTACCGGCGCTATTATTTCTCGTCATTCGATTCATCAATCGTGTGCGCAAGGGCCGCAACAGCGGGTATCTTCAAGTTCCAGGCTCACCAGGCGTCAAAGCGAATCGACAACGATGGATCTCTAGAGTTATGGAGAAAGGGCCTATTGTGAAGTGGTGGCTGGGTGAGGACGTGGTATTCATGGGAAGTCATTGGGGACAACGTGATGAATGGGTTTTGGGTACTGCTTGGACAGTTTGGTTGTTAGTCTTGAGCGTTCGTGGCACAGGAAAGG ACTATCTTCATCTCACAAAGCGAGTGGGCATCGTTGCAACATCTCAGATGCCTATTCAGTATCTCCTGGCTCTCAAAGCGCTCAACCCTTACGCATACCTGCTTCACTCATCTCACGAACATCTCAATCGATATCATCGTGTGCTTGGTTGCATTATCTACTCCCTGCTCATACTTCATGCCATCTTATACAACGTCTTCTTCATAGAGTCTGGAATATGGTTCAAACGCTTCTTCGCCCCGGTTGTATTTGCAGGCGTTGCTGGCTTCACTGTTCTCCATGTGCTTAACGGTACGGCAATGGCTCGCGTTCGTCAGGCTTCATACcgactcttcttcatcgttcACCTCTTGGGAGCCTTTGCTATTCCCCCATTAATCTACTATCATGCACCGTCCTCGCGATTCTATATTGCCGAGGCCGTTGGTGTCTtcgttcttgaccttgcagCACGAAAGATGACCACAATCACGGCTCCCGCTATTATCGAAGCTATCCCTGGCACAAGTCTCGTCAAAGTCTCTGCCAAGCTTCCGGCGCCAAAGATTGCCAAGTACACCGCCCGCCCAGGATCTCACATCTATCTTAACGTCCCTGCCGCTTCGCGACCCGGAATTGGGCAATTCTCGGCTCCTTATCTCGTCTTTGAGTTTCTTTACAACCCCTTCACTGTGGCATCTACCAACCAGGAGACGGGTGAGTTGACATTTGTCGCATGCACAAGAAATGGCCCCATGACGAACCGTCTGCACCATCTATCCTCGAGTACCAACGCTGGAGGGTCGGCTGAGAAGGTTGAACTCAATATTGAGGGTCCTTATGGTGCCATTGGAAAGACATTCAACGACCTCATCAATTCAGGTATCAATCGTATACTCATTGTGGCCGGTGGTGTGGGGGCAACCTTTGCTATACCACTCTATCACGCTGTTCTAGCTGAGAACTCTACCACAAATGTCCAGCTCGTTTGGGCCATTCGAAGTGCCGGCGACGCAACCTGGGCCGCCTCAACTCCCACTGGCAAGTCCCTTCTCGACGATGATCAAGTGCAGCTCTTCCTCACAGGAGACATGGGTGTTGCCAatgacaacgacaacgcAGCTGGCGTTGAAATGAACAATTTATCTCAACAGAGCACTCGTCCTGTCATTCGAAACAGCAAAAGGCCTGATCTACAAAGGATTGTTGACGATACGTTCCAAAAGGGCCAGCAGGATAGTGTGGCTATTCTGGTCTGCGGTCCTGTTGAGATGAGCCGAGACCTACGCAAGAGTGTGACGCCGTGGGTGATGAAAGGACGCAAAGTCTGGTGGCACAATGAAAGTTTTGGATGGTAG
- a CDS encoding PL6-like protein, whose product MPPRINIPPVTRILLIALLGQSILSAAIRYRQWTANANIVIPYLTLVPQLSIIYPWTFITSTFVESNMFTLGIAAVTIYHGGRYLERAWSSAELAKFVAIISLVPNFLTLCVMVLCFTLTRNESWTLTVIAGTIPVQIAFLVAFSQLVPAHTVTLFRGVISLRVPRFPLIYIGAVFLLSLTPLLTRAALWLAIFGFLTSWTYLRFYKTVFPDLDSAQEASLRGDASETFAFAEFFPGPVKPFVAAIADQIFLVMVAMRLCTPFTPADASRNDSRIQRTAPGGARAEAERRRAIALRALDQRLHAATSNQPAQKPAQANRPTGPTVQSQPQPATQTAMTSSPGPMLGETKFEPDHDDAKS is encoded by the exons ATGCCGCCTCGAATAAATATTCCGCCGGTTACACGTATCCTTCTCATTGCTCTCCTAGGCCAGTCTATCCTCAGTGCTGCCATAAGGTATAGGCAATGGACTGCCAACGCAAACATCGTCATTCCCTACTTGACTCTGGTGCCGCAGTTGTCTATTATCTATCCCTGGACGTTCATAACATCAACTTTTGTCGAGAGCAATATGTTTACGCTCGGTATTGCTGCCGTAACGATATACCACGGGGGACGGTATCTTGAAAGGGCATGGTCATCGGCCGAGCTGGCCAAGTTTGTCGCTATTATATCGCTGGTTCCAAACTTCCTGACACTCTGCGTTATGGTGCTTTGCTTCACGCTTACACGTAATGAGAGCTGGAC CCTGACTGTCATTGCTGGGACCATTCCCGTTCAGATTGCTTTCCTCGTCGCTTTCAGCCAACTCGTCCCAGCGCATACCGTAACCCTCTTCCGCGGCGTCATATCTCTCCGAGTTCCTCGGTTTCCTCTCATCTACATCGGCGCCGttttccttctctctcttACGCCTCTCCTTACCAGAGCTGCTTTGTGGCTTGCCATCTTTGGATTCCTGACCAGCTGGACCTATCTCCGATTCTACAAGACTGTATTCCCCGACCTCGACTCGGCACAGGAAGCCTCCCTCCGCGGTGATGCGAGCGAGACGTTTGCGTTTGCCGAGTTCTTCCCTGGTCCGGTGAAGCCATTCGTCGCTGCCATCGCTGATCAGATCTTCCTGGTGATGGTTGCCATGAGGTTGTGTACGCCTTTCACGCCGGCAGATGCCTCTCGGAACGACAGCCGGATCCAACGGACTGCCCCTGGAGGCGCTCGCGCAGAGGccgagaggagaagagctATTGCCCTCAGGGCGCTAGATCAGAGACTACACGCCGCTACAAGCAATCAGCCAGCGCAGAAACCAGCCCAGGCAAACCGACCGACAGGTCCAACAGTGCAAAGCCAGCCTCAGCCGGCTACACAGACTGCCATGACATCGTCACCCGGCCCCATGCTTGGCGAGACCAAGTTCGAACCTGATCATGACGATGCGAAGAGCTAA
- a CDS encoding related to nuclear receptor co-repressor/HDAC3 complex subunit TBLR1: MVAKEFLDSDRVNFLVWRFLLEGNYRETAAKFQKEWHVKQPHREFAFAPHVKSHALVSVINRGLVYHALEREHLRKLLPQDAAADAADSLQMGIFGPLDAHPQGRIDADEEEDAEGEDIIEEEVSRKRAPQQLSNVSPAKRQRLSNGLENGADAPATATVPASVPTATTATATGMDATIAAPAPVTTPMEIDNHPDNHAYPSPLEGEQASEPMVRTDGPEQGTQVDKVEELAPETTFIRLVYDGQNQIQGDRGATPSPSSPSGQDNAPILLRCEWNPRDPSILAAGGTDALARVWTVPRAGPFEPGQDHVSPQGHSLIDRDVPRDTITTAMSWTSDGAAIAVATDSRNHASINVWSAEGAHLQSMELSEPPIIKMLWNPNNTALLAISPDKGGTLVTVHYPPAGNSLSYVLPDHNIDATPFDAAWTGEAEFLLCGGDLMLCLQCTETTIVQARKFETKDDDLFSQVLFDGRSRLAATSSDKGTLDLWDESGHRRSISAHQGTITAMQWQPLPENQPGPDDERLIATGGDDCAILIWNARMPESKPKCFLTMDSPIMRLAFTPDGAFIAGATSTQILIWKVGSYAVPRASWSRPVHPGWLSPKASAETDEEDEHCLCWDAEGHKLAYGSNSRLAIINFRR; this comes from the exons ATGGTCGCTAAGGAATTCCTCGACTCGGATAGAGTCAACTTTCTTGTTTGGAG ATTTCTTCTTGAAGGCA ATTATCGAGAGACTGCTGCCAAATTTCAAAAGGAGTGGCACGTCAAGCAACCTCACAGGGAATTCGCCTTTGCGCCTCACGTCAAGAGCCATGCATTGGTTTCGGTGATTAATCGTGGCCTTGTTTACCACGCGCTTGAGCGTGAGCATTTACGAAAACTG CTGCCTCAGGATGCAGCTGCGGATGCAGCCGACTCGCTGCAGATGGGCATTTTTGGACCTCTGGACGCGCACCCACAAGGAAGAATTGAcgcagatgaagaggaagatgcgGAAGGAGAAGACATCATTGAAGAGGAGGTTTCGAGGAAACGTGCCCCTCAGCAATTATCGAATGTGTCGCCAGCAAAACGACAACGGTTAAGCAATGGATTGGAGAATGGCGCCGACGCACCGGCCACAGCAACGGTGCCAGCATCAGTACCAAcggcaacaacagcaacagcaacagggATGGATGCTACCATAGCAGCGCCGGCGCCAGTAACGACACCTATGGAAATTGACAATCACCCTGATAACCATGCATATCCTTCACCTCTCGAGGGTGAGCAAGCGTCAGAGCCAATGGTGCGGACTGACGGCCCTGAACAGGGTACCCAGGTagacaaggtcgaggagctgGCTCCAGAGACGACCTTTATCCGCTTGGTATATGACGGCCAGAATCAAATTCAGGGAGACCGAGGCGCTACGCCATCACCTTCCTCGCCCTCTGGGCAAGATAATGCTCCCATCCTTTTGCGATGCGAGTGGAACCCAAGAGATCCGTCCATCCTCGCGGCTGGTGGCACCGATGCGCTAGCCCGTGTTTGGACAGTCCCTCGCGCGGGCCCCTTTGAGCCGGGACAAGATCACGTGTCACCGCAAGGTCACTCCCTTATCGATCGTGATGTGCCCCGCGATACCATAACGACGGCCATGTCGTGGACCAGCGATGGCGCTGCAATTGCAGTAGCCACAGACTCGAGGAACCATGCCTCGATCAATGTGTGGTCCGCTGAAGGCGCACATTTACAGTCGATGGAATTATCAGAGCCTCCAATCATCAAGATGCTATGGAACCCTAACAACACAGCTCTACTAGCCATTTCCCCGGACAAGGGTGGTACTCTTGTTACCGTTCACTACCCGCCCGCCGGAAACTCTCTGTCGTATGTCCTCCCGGACCACAATATTGATGCTACACCTTTCGATGCCGCCTGGACTGGGGAAGCGGAATTCTTGCTGTGTGGTGGCGACCTAATGCTATGCCTCCAATGCACAGAAACAACGATAGTGCAGGCCAGAAAATTTGAGACCAAGGACGACGATCTATTTTCTCAGGTTCTTTTCGACGGACGCTCGCGACTGGCCGCTACGTCCAGCGACAAGGGTACACTTGAT TTGTGGGATGAGAGTGGTCATCGAAGGTCCATCTCTGCGCACCAAGGCACCATCACTGCGATGCAATGGCAGCCTCTGCCCGAAAACCAACCTGGACCTGATGACGAGCGTTTAATTGCGACTGGAGGAGACGACTGTGCGATCCTTATCTGGAATGCTCGAATGCCCGAAAGCAAACCCAAgtgcttcttgaccatggATTCACCAATTATGAGGCTCGCTTTCACGCCTGACGGTGCATTTATCGCGGGCGCGACATCAACTCAGATTTTGATTTGGAAAGTTGGAAGTTACGCTGTGCCCCGAGCCAGCTGGAGTCGACCGGTGCATCCAGGGTGGCTCAGCCCCAAGGCCAGTGCCGAGAcggacgaggaagatgagcaCTGCTTGTGCTGGGATGCTGAAGGCCATAAATTGGCCTATGGCTCCAATAGTAGG CttgccatcatcaacttccgAAGATGA
- a CDS encoding related to putative venom metalloproteinase jararhagin precursor, producing MVSLRSIATAIAGVALFFETSLASSVKRNAVNYISFINEPVINTPSHRIRADSHFDLLFSLHNGQQKIRLKLEPNHDILHENFAITHIGADGAVRSVETVNREDEKVFKGHVFIQRVGREGWTNAGWARITMHRDGKEPVFEGTLRIDGNHHHIHTGTNYQQVRHEDDPILSTADARDDVMVVWRDSDIMSFNPTELKRRGASAALCDSDTLGFNSKFHELQDFDTFGAANTKSLFGRQSIDTGTGNDGSSVDLESTIGSVNGCPTSRRVALLGIATDCGYTSTFNSTEALRKNVIRMVNDASEVYEKSFNITLGIQNLTISDGSCPGSPSDTAPWNQKCSNSVDLSDRLNLFSAWRGQNEDSNAYWTLLSTCNTDSAVGLAWLGQLCRPGASANSNTGGRNETVAGANVVVKTSAEWQVFAHETGHTFGAVHDCTSQTCPVSSDAQSCCPLSKSSCDAQGDYIMNPSSREGINEFSPCTIGNICSGFRRNVNTECLTDNRNVKTISGQQCGNGIVEEGEDCDCGGEASCGDNPCCDAKNLQIQGFASSGTVCRSSTGPCDPEEKCTGSSATCPKDKHSDDGTDCGDSLQCASGQCTSRDEQCRANYQNTTSSSVKACTNSCLLSCQASGDGFCTQRNQNFLDGTPCGGGGRCQNGSCEGASTWKEIENWFKNNKNIAIPVGCVLAALLLLSISCCCFSCIKRRIARRRAAKQPAMGAWPGYPRGPAPNQQGPYMYAPIDNNSGWQQQRTRSMRYA from the exons ATGGTATCATTGCGGTCGATTGCGACCGCTATTGCGGGTGTGGCTTTGTTCTTTGAAACTTCACTAG CGAGCTCAGTTAAGCGCAACGCTGTTAACTACATATCCTTTATCAATGAGCCTGTAATCAACACACCATCACACCGTATACGCGCCGACTCGCACTTTGATCTCCTATTCTCACTACACAATGGACAACAAAAAATCCGCCTCAAGCTCGAACCGAACCATGACATTCTGCACGAGAACTTCGCTATTACTCACATTGGCGCCGACGGTGCCGTGCGATCTGTCGAGACAGTAAACCGGGAGGACGAAAAAGTATTCAAGGGACATGTGTTTATTCAGCGAGTCGGACGGGAAGGCTGGACAAATGCTGGCTGGGCAAGGATAACGATGCATCGCGATGGAAAGGAGCCTGTTTTTGAGGGCACTCTGCGGATCGACGGCAACCATCACCATATCCATACCGGCACCAACTACCAGCAAGTTCGACATGAAGATGACCCTATTCTGTCAACAGCAGATGCTCGGGACGATGTTATGGTTGTCTGGCGGGACTCGGATATCATGTCCTTCAACCCTACTGAGCTCAAGAGGCGTGGGGCTTCGGCTGCACTCTGTGACTCTGACACATTGGGATTCAACAGCAAGTTTCATGAGCTCCAAGACTTTGACACTTTTGGTGCGGCAAACACCAAGTCTCTTTTCGGTCGCCAATCGATCGACACAGGTACAGGGAACGACGGTTCGAGTGTTGACCTTGAGTCTACCATTGGTTCTGTGAACGGCTGTCCAACTAGCAGAAGGGTCGCCCTTCTAGGAATCGCAACTGACTGTGGATATACTTCTACATTTAACTCTACTGAGGCTTTGAGGAAGAATGTCATAAGGATGGTCAACGATGCCTCCGAAGTGTATGAAAAGAGCTTCAACATTACGCTGGGTATCCAGAACCTCACCATCAGTGACGGGTCATGCCCTGGAAGCCCGTCGGATACAGCTCCTTGGAATCAGAAGTGTTCCAACAGCGTTGACTTGTCCGATCGCCTTAACTTGTTTTCCGCCTGGCGCGGTCAGAATGAGGACAGCAACGCCTACTGGACTCTTCTGAGCACTTGCAACACCGACTCTGCTGTTGGCCTTGCATGGCTGGGTCAGCTCTGCCGCCCTGGTGCCTCAGCGAACTCCAACACTGGGGGTCGTAACGAGACAGTTGCTGGCGCCAATGTAGTTGTCAAGACTTCGGCAGAATGGCAAGTGTTTGCTCATGAGACAGGACATACTTTCGGTGCCGTCCATGATTGCACTTCTCAGACTTGTCCAGTCTCGTCCGACGCGCAGTCGTGCTGTCCCTTGAGCAAGAGTTCGTGTGATGCTCAGGGTGACTACATCATGAACCCATCTTCGAGGGAGGGCATCAATGAATTCTCTCCCTGCACCATTGGAAACATCTGCTCAGGGTTCAGACGTAATGTCAATACGGAATGTCTCACTGATAACAGAAACGTCAAGACCATCTCGGGCCAGCAGTGCGGTAATGGAATTGTCGAAGAAGGCGAAGATTGCGACTGCGGCGGCGAGGCCAGCTGTGGCGATAATCCTTGCTGTGACGCAAAGAACTTGCAAATTCAAGG GTTCGCATCTTCAGGTACTGTCTGTCGATCGAGCACAGGCCCTTGTGATCCCGAGGAGAAGTGCACGGGAAGCAGCGCGACATGCCCCAAGGACAAACACAGCGACGATGGCACAGACTGTGGTGATAGCCTCCAGTGCGCATCTGGTCAGTGCACATCGCGAGATGAGCAGTGCCGAGCAAACTATCAAAATACAACATCCTCCAGTGTGAAGGCTTGCACCAACAGCtgtctcttgtcttgtcAGGCATCGGGCGATGGCTTCTGTACGCAGCGAAATCAAAACTTCCTCGATGGTACACCctgcggcggcggcggccgATGTCAGAATGGTAGCTGCGAGGGCGCTTCGACGTGGAAGGAGATCGAGAACTggttcaagaacaacaagaatATTGCCATCCCCGTGGGCTGCGTTCTTGCTGCACTCCTCCTGTTGTCCAtctcttgctgctgcttcagCTGTATCAAGCGACGCATAGCTCGCCGCAGGGCAGCCAAACAACCAGCCATGGGCGCTTGGCCAGGATACCCTCGGGGCCCTGCTCCAAACCAACAAGGCCCCTACATGTACGCTCCAATTGATAACAACAGTGGCTGGCAGCAACAGAGGACGCGCAGTATGAGATATGCTTAg